The genomic window AAGGATACAAAAGGAAAGCGCAAAGTTATTATAACTCCGGAGGTCGGCCAGCCCAAGGAATACATGATACTTAAAGGCAAGCATATCGCTGTTCATGAAGGCGATTATGTAAGGGCCGGCGAACCCCTTATGGATGGTGCTGTGGATCCCCATGATATATTGAAGATAAGGGGAGAGAAAGACCTTGCAAAATATCTTACAAACGAAGTGCAGGAAGTCTACAGACTTCAGGGTGTCAATATTAATGATAAGCATATAGAAGTCATTGTCAGACAGATGCTTAAACGTGTTAAGATTAAAGATTCAGGTGATACTGATAAGATAGAAGGTGAATTTGTTGATAAGCTTTCATTTAATGAGGAAAACGAAAGGGTTGCGTCAAGTGGTGGAAAACCTGCTATCGCAGAACCGTATCTGCTTGGTATAACCAAGGCAAGCCTGAATACCGAGAGCTTTATATCAGCTGCTTCATTCCAGGAAACCACACGCGTTCTCACCGATGCAAGCGTCGAAGGGAAGGTGGATCATCTGAAGGGTCTGAAGGAAAATGTTATCATGGGAAGACTCATTCCTGCAGGCACCGGATTCCCGTTATACAAGAGGATAGATATAAGGGTTTCAGATGAAGAAATAATGGATGAAGATCTTTTAGAAAGTGCTTGACATATAAGGGTTACGTTGCTAGAAAACGGCGTCTATCGCACTTTGATAGACGCCGTTAAAAACATGCTTTATAAAAAGGGGTTTGTATAATGCCTACACTGAATCAACTTGTTAGAAAAGGCAGAGAAACGCTTGAGAAGAGAAAAAAGACCAGGGCATTGGAAAGCTGTCCGCAGAAGAGGGGTGTATGCGTGAGGGTATACACAACGACACCCAAAAAACCTAATTCTGCTCTTCGAAAAGTTGCCAGGGTCAGGCTCTCAAACGGATTTGAAGTAACATCATATATTCCGGGCGAAGGCCATAATTTACAGGAGCACTCTGTGGTTATGATAAGAGGAGGTCGAGTAAAGGACCTTCCAGGTGTAAGGTATCATATCATTCGAGGCATTCTTGACACTGAAGGGGTGAAGAATCGTCGCAGAAGCCGCTCTAAATATGGAGCCAAAAGGCCAAAAGCCTAATAATTCGAGGTAAGGATATGCCAAGGAAGAAAAGAGGAACTCTCCAGAGATCTATAGTGCCTGATCCAAAGTTCGGGGATAAACAGGTAGGAAAATTTATCAACAGTCTGATGTGGGACGGCAAAAAATCTGTTTCCGAAACGATCTTTTATGAAACCTTGAATATACTGGCCGACAAAACAAATGAAAATCCCGTAGAAGTATTTCATAAAGCAATGGAAAACGTTAAGCCTGTGATAGAAGTACGTTCCCGGAGGGTTGGTGGTGCAACATATCAGGTTCCCACAGAAGTCAGACCTGAAAGGCGGGATATGCTTGCAAGGCGCTGGATAATCGCAGCAGCCAGGTCAAGAGGCGAGAATTCAATGAGTAACAGGCTTGCTTCAGAACTGCTTGACGCATTCAACAATAGAGGTACGGCGATCAAGAAGAAAGAAGATACGCATAAGATGGCGGAAGCCAACAAGGCATTTGCACATTACCGCTGGTAAAGGATTGGAAGAACCGTGTCTGTTGATGTCCCCAT from Desulfomonilia bacterium includes these protein-coding regions:
- the rpsL gene encoding 30S ribosomal protein S12 translates to MPTLNQLVRKGRETLEKRKKTRALESCPQKRGVCVRVYTTTPKKPNSALRKVARVRLSNGFEVTSYIPGEGHNLQEHSVVMIRGGRVKDLPGVRYHIIRGILDTEGVKNRRRSRSKYGAKRPKA
- the rpsG gene encoding 30S ribosomal protein S7; protein product: MPRKKRGTLQRSIVPDPKFGDKQVGKFINSLMWDGKKSVSETIFYETLNILADKTNENPVEVFHKAMENVKPVIEVRSRRVGGATYQVPTEVRPERRDMLARRWIIAAARSRGENSMSNRLASELLDAFNNRGTAIKKKEDTHKMAEANKAFAHYRW